In a single window of the Silvimonas iriomotensis genome:
- a CDS encoding formate/nitrite transporter family protein: MSLLRSPSEIVDYMAHHGTEKAVMPVWRLGLMAVLGGMFIGLGTLLAMEVAGGATGLAASNPGLQKFLFGAVFPLGFIAVTLTGVDLFTSNCAGGFTAWWQGGIGSKTLTRFWVISFAGNAIGAVATAWLFGLETHLLTTDAATQYLVNIASAKVSHPFWMTFTKGVLANMLVCVASMQGYSAKDTFGRMLGIWFPVMAFVTLGMEHSIANLFIIPAAMMAGADISLSQFIVGNLIPATLGNLVGGALLIGLPYALIYLPQHKKSAPVKAHEHPAAEGCVPDLVP; encoded by the coding sequence ATGTCACTCCTTCGATCTCCTTCTGAAATTGTCGATTACATGGCGCATCACGGCACTGAAAAAGCCGTGATGCCGGTATGGCGGCTCGGCCTGATGGCCGTGCTGGGCGGTATGTTTATCGGCCTGGGTACGTTACTGGCCATGGAAGTGGCCGGCGGCGCCACCGGCCTTGCGGCCAGCAATCCTGGCTTGCAGAAATTCCTGTTCGGTGCTGTTTTCCCGCTGGGCTTCATTGCAGTGACGCTGACCGGGGTTGATCTCTTTACCTCTAACTGCGCCGGTGGTTTTACCGCCTGGTGGCAAGGGGGGATTGGCAGCAAAACGCTGACCCGCTTCTGGGTGATCTCGTTTGCCGGTAACGCCATTGGCGCCGTCGCGACCGCCTGGCTGTTTGGTCTGGAAACCCATTTGCTGACCACCGATGCCGCCACGCAATATCTCGTCAACATTGCCAGCGCCAAAGTCTCGCACCCGTTCTGGATGACCTTCACCAAGGGTGTGCTGGCCAATATGCTGGTGTGCGTAGCCTCCATGCAGGGTTACTCGGCCAAGGACACGTTCGGTCGCATGCTGGGCATCTGGTTCCCGGTGATGGCCTTTGTCACCCTGGGCATGGAGCACAGCATCGCCAACCTGTTCATCATTCCCGCCGCCATGATGGCCGGCGCCGATATCAGCCTGAGCCAGTTCATCGTCGGCAACCTGATTCCGGCAACGCTGGGTAACCTCGTGGGTGGTGCCTTGCTGATCGGCCTGCCGTACGCGCTGATTTATCTGCCCCAGCACAAGAAATCAGCACCCGTGAAAGCGCATGAACATCCGGCCGCAGAAGGTTGTGTGCCTGATCTGGTGCCCTGA
- the coq7 gene encoding 2-polyprenyl-3-methyl-6-methoxy-1,4-benzoquinone monooxygenase: MLPVPRLPALPSVDRLISEFDVMLRTLAAPAISERAHPDAHIDEAELTEADKTHAAGLMRVNHSGEVCAQALYQGQSLTARDPAARDALRHAAHEEVEHLAWTEQRLHELGSRPSLLNPFWYAGSLALGVAAGVIGDKWNLGFLAETERQVGEHLQSHLRELPPQDAKSRAVVEQMHTDEMQHAHLAEEMGGAPLPLPVVHLMAQTSKVMTSLSYRL; encoded by the coding sequence ATGCTGCCTGTCCCCCGCCTGCCCGCCCTGCCTTCCGTTGACCGTCTGATTTCTGAATTCGACGTCATGCTGCGTACGCTGGCGGCGCCGGCCATCAGCGAGCGCGCGCACCCGGATGCCCACATCGATGAAGCCGAACTGACCGAGGCCGACAAAACCCACGCCGCCGGCCTGATGCGGGTGAACCATAGTGGCGAGGTATGTGCCCAGGCGCTTTATCAAGGGCAAAGCCTTACCGCCCGTGACCCGGCCGCCCGCGATGCCCTGCGCCACGCCGCGCATGAAGAAGTCGAGCATCTGGCCTGGACCGAACAACGGCTGCACGAACTGGGCAGCCGCCCAAGTCTGCTGAACCCGTTCTGGTACGCCGGCAGCCTGGCGCTGGGCGTGGCCGCCGGGGTGATCGGCGACAAGTGGAACCTGGGTTTTCTGGCCGAGACCGAACGCCAGGTCGGCGAGCATCTGCAATCCCACCTGCGGGAATTGCCGCCGCAAGACGCCAAGAGCCGCGCTGTGGTCGAACAAATGCATACCGACGAGATGCAGCACGCCCATCTGGCTGAAGAAATGGGTGGCGCGCCGCTGCCCTTGCCCGTGGTGCATTTGATGGCGCAGACCTCCAAAGTCATGACCTCGCTGTCTTATCGCCTGTGA
- a CDS encoding peptidylprolyl isomerase produces the protein MKKFLLALGLTLIAGVAAAANPQVVLDTSKGPITVELYPDAAPASVANFLQYVKDKHYDGTIFHRVVKDFVVQGGGMDASMKERPTRAPIKNEAAKAYKAGLKNDRGTLAMARTGDPDSATSQFYINLKNNDFLNYPSRDGYGYAVFGKVIKGMDVVDAIADAPTVPGDVPATPILIKSARTSGSK, from the coding sequence ATGAAAAAGTTCTTGCTGGCACTGGGCCTGACACTGATCGCCGGCGTGGCTGCCGCAGCCAATCCGCAAGTGGTTCTGGATACCTCCAAGGGCCCGATCACCGTCGAGTTGTACCCGGATGCCGCTCCGGCGTCTGTCGCCAACTTTCTGCAATATGTAAAAGACAAACACTACGATGGCACTATCTTTCATCGGGTGGTCAAAGACTTTGTGGTACAAGGCGGTGGCATGGACGCCAGCATGAAGGAACGTCCGACGCGCGCGCCGATCAAAAACGAAGCAGCCAAAGCCTACAAGGCCGGGCTGAAGAATGATCGCGGCACGCTGGCCATGGCCCGTACCGGTGATCCAGACTCGGCCACCAGCCAGTTCTATATCAACCTCAAGAACAACGATTTCCTGAATTACCCGAGCCGTGATGGCTACGGTTATGCGGTATTCGGCAAGGTCATCAAGGGCATGGATGTCGTTGACGCCATTGCCGATGCACCGACCGTGCCGGGCGATGTACCGGCCACCCCGATCCTGATCAAGAGCGCCCGCACCAGCGGCAGCAAGTAA
- a CDS encoding peptidylprolyl isomerase, with product MTTKVKLSTSMGDIVLELDEAKAPKTVANFVQYVQDGHYNGTVFHRVIDGFMIQGGGFESGLKQKPTRENIENEAGNGLKNDAYTVAMARTPEPHSASAQFFINVSDNDFLNYKSPTPQGWGYAVFGKVVEGKDVVDQIKGVKTGNKGFHQDVPRDDVTIVTAEVLE from the coding sequence ATGACGACCAAAGTGAAGCTTTCCACCTCCATGGGCGATATCGTGCTGGAGCTGGATGAAGCCAAGGCACCGAAAACCGTCGCCAACTTTGTGCAATACGTACAAGACGGCCACTACAACGGTACGGTGTTCCACCGCGTCATTGACGGCTTCATGATTCAGGGCGGCGGTTTTGAATCCGGCCTGAAGCAAAAGCCGACCCGTGAAAACATCGAGAACGAAGCCGGCAACGGCCTGAAGAACGATGCCTACACGGTCGCCATGGCCCGCACACCGGAGCCGCACTCTGCTTCCGCGCAGTTCTTCATCAACGTGTCTGACAACGACTTCCTGAACTACAAGTCCCCGACCCCGCAAGGCTGGGGCTATGCCGTGTTCGGCAAAGTAGTGGAAGGCAAGGACGTGGTTGACCAGATCAAGGGTGTGAAGACCGGCAACAAGGGCTTCCATCAGGACGTGCCGCGTGACGATGTCACCATCGTGACCGCTGAAGTTCTGGAATAA
- a CDS encoding UDP-2,3-diacylglucosamine diphosphatase — protein MMTRPILFISDLHLSPADPATTDAFRQFLAGRARAASRLYILGDLFNAWIGDDQLSEPYYAAVAQDIKHLADAGVAVYFMPGNRDFLCGQRLARTAGLTILPDPATITLDDATPVLLAHGDAYCTDDASYMKFRRIVRSRWAQAIWLALPLRWRNRKAGQLRAQSSAANQAKMQSIMDVNAAAIEAALRHAHAQVLVHGHTHRPARHEAPFGTRWVLPDWYAGLGGYLQWQEGEWAMRTLANAPLLDETGQPLPDTRLPVHAH, from the coding sequence ATGATGACCCGACCGATCCTGTTTATTTCCGATCTGCATTTGTCCCCGGCAGACCCGGCCACCACCGACGCATTCCGGCAGTTTCTGGCCGGACGTGCCCGCGCTGCCAGCCGCTTGTACATTCTGGGGGATCTGTTTAACGCCTGGATCGGCGACGACCAGTTATCCGAACCGTATTACGCGGCCGTGGCCCAGGACATCAAGCACCTGGCCGATGCCGGCGTGGCGGTGTATTTCATGCCGGGCAACCGGGACTTCCTGTGCGGCCAGCGGCTGGCGCGCACGGCCGGGCTGACCATCCTGCCAGACCCGGCGACGATCACACTGGATGACGCCACGCCCGTGCTGCTGGCGCATGGCGATGCTTACTGCACGGATGACGCGAGCTATATGAAGTTCCGCCGCATTGTGCGCAGCCGCTGGGCCCAGGCAATCTGGCTGGCCCTGCCCTTGCGCTGGCGCAATCGCAAAGCCGGGCAGTTGCGCGCGCAGTCGAGCGCGGCCAATCAGGCCAAGATGCAAAGCATCATGGATGTAAACGCGGCGGCCATTGAAGCGGCCTTGCGCCATGCACACGCGCAGGTGCTGGTTCACGGCCACACCCATCGGCCCGCGCGGCACGAAGCCCCGTTTGGCACACGCTGGGTACTGCCGGACTGGTACGCCGGCCTGGGTGGTTATCTGCAATGGCAAGAGGGGGAATGGGCGATGCGTACGCTGGCCAACGCGCCCTTGCTGGATGAAACCGGCCAGCCCTTGCCCGATACGCGGCTGCCGGTTCACGCCCACTGA
- a CDS encoding homocysteine S-methyltransferase family protein: MSTTRELILLDGGMGRELARMGAPFRQPEWSALALMEAPEYVRQVHDRFIAAGAQVITTNSYAVVPFHVGEAVFAVEGKQLAMLAGKLARDAASAAPHAVKVAGSLPPTCGSYRADLFDRKQADRILACLISGLAPSVDFWLAETQSTTAEVVAVRAALNLQQQRQPLWVSYTLEDENPDLTQPRIRSGESVADAVKVAVELHAAAILFNCSQPEVMSGAVRAARAMLNQLGVDLPLGVYANAFPPQSADAQANGELDALRPDLDPPGYAHWAARWLDEGVSIVGGCCGIGPAHIACVHDVIAGHRHPHD, translated from the coding sequence GTGAGCACAACGCGTGAGTTGATCTTGCTCGATGGCGGCATGGGCCGGGAACTGGCCCGCATGGGCGCACCGTTCCGGCAGCCTGAATGGTCTGCGCTGGCGCTGATGGAAGCTCCCGAATACGTGCGTCAGGTGCACGACCGTTTTATCGCCGCTGGCGCGCAGGTGATTACCACCAACAGCTATGCCGTAGTGCCGTTTCACGTGGGTGAAGCCGTCTTTGCGGTAGAAGGCAAGCAACTGGCCATGCTGGCCGGCAAACTGGCACGGGATGCCGCCAGCGCGGCGCCCCATGCAGTAAAGGTGGCGGGCTCATTGCCGCCCACATGTGGTTCTTATCGGGCCGATCTGTTTGATCGCAAACAGGCCGACCGCATTCTGGCCTGCCTGATCTCGGGGCTGGCCCCGTCAGTGGATTTCTGGCTGGCAGAAACGCAGAGCACGACCGCAGAAGTAGTGGCGGTGCGGGCTGCGCTCAATCTTCAGCAGCAACGCCAGCCGTTGTGGGTGTCTTACACACTGGAAGACGAAAACCCGGATCTGACCCAGCCGCGTATCCGCTCGGGCGAGTCGGTGGCTGATGCGGTCAAGGTGGCGGTAGAACTGCACGCGGCCGCCATCCTGTTCAATTGCAGTCAACCAGAGGTCATGAGCGGTGCCGTGCGCGCCGCCCGGGCCATGCTGAATCAATTGGGCGTGGATTTGCCGCTGGGCGTCTATGCCAATGCGTTCCCGCCGCAATCTGCAGATGCCCAGGCCAATGGCGAACTTGATGCCCTGCGGCCAGACCTGGACCCGCCGGGTTACGCGCATTGGGCCGCACGCTGGCTGGACGAAGGCGTGAGCATTGTCGGGGGCTGCTGCGGGATTGGTCCGGCGCATATTGCCTGCGTGCATGACGTGATTGCCGGACACCGTCACCCGCACGACTGA
- the ispF gene encoding 2-C-methyl-D-erythritol 2,4-cyclodiphosphate synthase, with product MRIGQGWDVHRLVEGRKLILGGVEIPFHLGLLGHSDADALLHAITDAVLGAAGLGDIGRHFPDTDAAFKGADSRVLLREAVRRVGETGWVIGNVDASILIQQPKMAPHIPAMVANIAADLGVTPAQVNVKAKTYEKLGPVGASEAVEAQAVCLLLPRE from the coding sequence ATGAGAATCGGCCAGGGGTGGGACGTGCACCGGCTGGTGGAAGGCCGCAAGCTGATCCTGGGCGGTGTGGAGATCCCGTTCCACCTGGGTTTGCTGGGGCATTCCGACGCAGATGCGCTGCTGCATGCCATTACTGATGCGGTGCTGGGTGCGGCCGGGCTGGGCGATATCGGCCGGCATTTTCCCGATACCGATGCGGCCTTCAAAGGGGCCGATAGCCGCGTACTGCTGCGTGAAGCGGTGCGCCGCGTGGGCGAGACCGGCTGGGTTATCGGCAATGTCGATGCCAGCATCTTGATCCAGCAGCCCAAAATGGCGCCGCATATTCCGGCCATGGTCGCCAATATTGCGGCAGACCTGGGCGTGACGCCGGCGCAAGTCAACGTCAAAGCCAAGACTTACGAAAAGCTGGGCCCTGTGGGCGCATCGGAAGCAGTAGAAGCGCAGGCGGTGTGCCTGTTGTTGCCGCGCGAATAA
- a CDS encoding GAF domain-containing protein, whose product MAETLVIEGGSKAERYQSLEKQLTALLEGEHDPIARMANTAAALQMTFGWLWIGFYRVVGEQLVLGPFQGPIACTRIAYGKGVCGGAWAQNKTLVVPDVDAFPGHIACSSLSRSEVVVPLYDADGKVTGVLDVDSTELATFDDEDGYWLERLMAVMTGVPLKVAA is encoded by the coding sequence ATGGCAGAAACACTGGTGATCGAGGGTGGCAGCAAGGCAGAACGCTACCAGTCGCTGGAAAAGCAACTGACAGCCCTGCTTGAGGGTGAACATGACCCCATCGCCCGCATGGCCAATACTGCAGCCGCACTGCAAATGACCTTTGGCTGGCTGTGGATCGGTTTTTACCGCGTAGTGGGCGAGCAACTGGTGCTTGGCCCGTTCCAGGGCCCGATCGCCTGCACCCGCATTGCGTATGGCAAGGGCGTGTGTGGTGGCGCGTGGGCACAGAACAAGACGCTGGTCGTGCCGGATGTCGATGCCTTTCCTGGGCACATTGCGTGTTCTTCTTTGTCGCGCTCTGAAGTTGTGGTGCCGCTGTATGACGCCGACGGCAAAGTCACCGGCGTGCTGGATGTCGACAGCACTGAGCTGGCCACGTTTGACGATGAAGACGGCTACTGGCTGGAACGCCTGATGGCAGTGATGACCGGCGTGCCGCTCAAGGTGGCCGCATGA
- the ispD gene encoding 2-C-methyl-D-erythritol 4-phosphate cytidylyltransferase: protein MSIIALLPAAGSGSRMGAAIPKQYLPLCGKTVIEHTVAALHAVDEIDHVVVVISPDDTRWDELSWQGFARLKVLRCGGDSRAASVCNGLAALRDDGLEAQSWVLVHDAARPCISPALVAGMIAELKDDPVGGILAVPVADTLKAADAGQRIAATRPRDGLWQAQTPQMFRLQPLHDALVSGMGPDITDEASAIEKTGQSPKLVHGSPWNLKVTWPQDLHLASLILAGAQATTNKD, encoded by the coding sequence ATGAGCATCATTGCGCTGTTGCCCGCTGCCGGTAGCGGTAGTCGCATGGGTGCGGCCATTCCCAAGCAATACCTGCCTTTGTGCGGCAAAACGGTGATCGAACACACCGTGGCGGCGCTGCATGCGGTGGACGAGATCGACCACGTTGTCGTGGTGATCTCGCCTGATGACACGCGCTGGGATGAATTGTCCTGGCAGGGTTTTGCGCGGCTCAAGGTCTTGCGTTGCGGCGGCGACAGCCGGGCGGCGTCGGTCTGCAACGGTCTTGCGGCCCTGCGGGATGACGGGCTGGAGGCGCAAAGCTGGGTGCTGGTGCATGATGCCGCCCGGCCGTGTATCTCGCCCGCACTTGTGGCCGGCATGATTGCCGAACTGAAAGACGACCCCGTGGGCGGCATTCTGGCCGTACCTGTGGCAGATACCCTGAAAGCGGCGGATGCCGGCCAGCGCATTGCCGCCACCCGCCCGCGTGATGGCCTGTGGCAAGCGCAAACGCCGCAGATGTTCCGCCTGCAGCCGCTGCATGACGCCCTGGTGAGCGGCATGGGGCCGGACATCACCGACGAGGCCAGCGCCATTGAAAAAACCGGGCAATCCCCAAAACTGGTACACGGTAGCCCCTGGAATCTCAAGGTGACCTGGCCGCAGGATTTGCACCTGGCCAGCCTGATCCTGGCCGGTGCGCAAGCAACAACCAACAAGGATTAA
- the dnaQ gene encoding DNA polymerase III subunit epsilon, with protein sequence MRQIILDTETTGLRVDDGNRILEIAALEMVDRKIVAEHTLHLYINPERDSEEGALNVHGLTTGFLSDKPKFAAIVDDFLSFVAGSELIIHNAPFDVGFLNAELGLLGRGKITDHVASVVDTLAMAKEQFPGKRNSLDALCDRFEVDRSARVLHGALIDCELLAEVYLALTRGQDSLLIDFQPDTGGAGAAGVSASGIARKPLKVLQPTEDERAAHDTYLNDLDKIVKGQCLWRAIENPAPAEPGTVQ encoded by the coding sequence ATGCGTCAAATCATTCTTGATACTGAAACGACCGGTCTGCGGGTTGACGACGGCAACCGGATTCTGGAAATCGCGGCGCTGGAAATGGTCGACCGCAAGATCGTGGCCGAACATACGCTGCATCTGTACATCAACCCGGAACGCGACAGCGAAGAGGGCGCCCTGAACGTACACGGTTTGACCACCGGGTTCTTGTCGGACAAACCCAAGTTCGCGGCGATTGTTGATGACTTCCTCAGTTTTGTGGCTGGCTCTGAGCTGATCATCCACAACGCCCCCTTTGACGTGGGCTTTCTGAACGCGGAACTGGGCCTGCTGGGGCGCGGCAAGATTACCGACCATGTCGCCAGCGTGGTCGATACGCTGGCCATGGCCAAAGAACAGTTTCCTGGCAAGCGCAACAGCCTGGATGCGCTGTGTGACCGCTTTGAAGTAGACCGCTCCGCCCGGGTGCTGCACGGCGCGCTGATTGACTGCGAGTTGCTGGCGGAAGTGTATCTGGCGCTTACCCGCGGTCAGGACAGCCTGTTGATTGATTTCCAGCCGGATACCGGCGGTGCTGGCGCGGCGGGCGTCAGCGCCAGCGGTATCGCCCGCAAACCCTTGAAAGTGCTACAGCCGACCGAAGACGAACGCGCTGCGCATGACACGTATCTCAATGATCTGGACAAGATCGTCAAAGGCCAGTGTCTGTGGCGTGCCATCGAGAACCCGGCCCCGGCTGAACCCGGAACCGTGCAATGA
- the rnhA gene encoding ribonuclease HI → MPIVEMYTDGACKGNPGPGGWGALLRYGDKEKELFGGEPHTTNNRMELMGVIKGLALLLRPCEVMVYTDSQYVKNGIETWIHGWKRNGWKTADKKPVKNADLWQELDTQVQRHQVSWKWVKGHAGHEFNERADQLANRGVDQVLGRL, encoded by the coding sequence ATGCCCATTGTAGAGATGTATACCGACGGTGCCTGCAAGGGCAACCCCGGCCCCGGTGGTTGGGGCGCTTTGTTGCGTTATGGCGATAAAGAAAAAGAACTGTTTGGCGGTGAACCCCACACCACCAACAACCGCATGGAATTGATGGGCGTGATCAAGGGCCTTGCGCTTTTGCTGCGCCCGTGTGAAGTCATGGTGTATACCGACTCGCAATACGTGAAGAACGGCATCGAAACCTGGATTCACGGCTGGAAACGCAACGGCTGGAAAACGGCCGACAAAAAACCGGTGAAGAACGCCGACCTCTGGCAAGAACTGGATACCCAGGTGCAGCGCCATCAGGTGAGCTGGAAATGGGTGAAAGGCCACGCCGGCCATGAATTCAACGAACGTGCCGACCAGCTGGCCAACCGTGGCGTCGACCAGGTGCTGGGTCGCTTGTAA
- a CDS encoding class I SAM-dependent methyltransferase, which yields MDMPVSVENTFDYFAAWLQSPLGSYVLAEEAGWFDRTTADIFGYKAIQLELPQVDCLRSNRMPWRAIAGQSAGVRVRCVPELLPFENQSLDLLALPHVLDFCKDPHQVLREAERVLVPEGRLLITGFNPWSLWGMKRLRHRQQSVPWQGQFIALPRLKDWLSLLNLESMRGEYLCYSLPVQQEKWLNRSRFLENAGDRWWPAAGGIYCLDVVKRVRGVRMIGPGWKRVPTPSGTPAAAIDKLRFQAEKDRCKP from the coding sequence ATGGACATGCCCGTCAGCGTGGAAAACACGTTCGACTATTTTGCCGCCTGGCTGCAAAGCCCGCTAGGCAGTTATGTGCTGGCCGAAGAAGCCGGCTGGTTTGACCGCACCACGGCCGATATTTTCGGCTACAAGGCCATCCAGCTGGAACTGCCGCAAGTAGACTGCCTGCGCAGTAACCGCATGCCCTGGCGCGCCATCGCCGGGCAGTCGGCGGGCGTGCGCGTGCGTTGCGTGCCAGAGCTGCTGCCGTTCGAGAACCAGTCGCTGGATCTGCTGGCGTTGCCGCACGTGCTGGATTTTTGCAAAGACCCGCACCAGGTGCTGCGCGAGGCCGAACGCGTGCTCGTGCCCGAGGGCCGTTTGCTGATCACCGGGTTCAATCCATGGAGCCTGTGGGGCATGAAACGCTTGCGGCATCGCCAGCAAAGCGTGCCCTGGCAAGGTCAGTTCATTGCGCTGCCAAGGTTGAAAGACTGGTTGTCGCTGCTGAATCTGGAATCCATGCGTGGCGAATATCTGTGCTACAGCTTGCCGGTCCAGCAGGAAAAATGGCTGAACCGCTCCCGTTTTCTGGAGAACGCGGGTGATCGCTGGTGGCCGGCGGCGGGCGGGATATATTGCCTGGATGTGGTCAAGCGCGTGCGCGGTGTGCGCATGATCGGCCCGGGCTGGAAACGCGTGCCGACCCCGTCGGGTACCCCGGCGGCGGCGATCGACAAGCTGCGCTTCCAGGCGGAAAAAGACCGCTGCAAACCCTGA
- the gloB gene encoding hydroxyacylglutathione hydrolase produces the protein MFKITPIPIFEDNYIWLLQDGTAAVAVDPGSARPLLDYLKANQLNLVAILATHHHADHVGGLAELAVAAPCPVYGPGSIAGVTNPVTDGDTIRLLDHDFRIMALPGHTLDHIGYVGAGGVFCGDTLFAAGCGRLFEGTPAQMFQSLSNLAALPQDTQVYCTHEYTLSNLRFARAVEPDSAPLAARIISDTAKREVNLPTLPSSIGMELATNPFLRADEPAVIAAAQSRDPAAQDPVSVFAALRRWKDEFRG, from the coding sequence ATGTTCAAGATCACCCCGATTCCCATTTTTGAAGACAATTATATCTGGCTTTTGCAAGACGGCACCGCCGCAGTCGCCGTCGATCCGGGCAGCGCCCGGCCATTGCTGGATTACCTCAAGGCCAACCAGCTCAATCTGGTCGCGATTCTGGCCACCCACCATCATGCCGATCACGTCGGCGGCCTTGCTGAACTGGCCGTGGCTGCGCCCTGCCCGGTTTATGGTCCGGGCAGCATTGCAGGTGTGACCAATCCCGTCACAGATGGAGATACCATCCGTCTGCTCGATCATGACTTCCGGATTATGGCCCTGCCAGGCCATACGCTGGACCATATCGGCTATGTCGGTGCGGGCGGCGTGTTCTGTGGCGATACGCTGTTTGCCGCCGGCTGTGGCCGCCTTTTTGAGGGCACACCGGCGCAAATGTTCCAGTCATTGTCGAACCTGGCTGCGCTACCGCAAGACACCCAGGTTTATTGCACCCACGAATACACTTTGTCCAACCTGCGTTTTGCCCGCGCGGTTGAGCCGGACAGCGCACCGCTGGCTGCCCGCATTATCAGCGATACCGCAAAACGCGAAGTCAACCTGCCCACATTGCCCTCCAGTATCGGCATGGAACTGGCGACCAATCCGTTCTTGCGGGCCGATGAACCCGCCGTCATCGCCGCAGCCCAAAGCCGTGATCCGGCCGCTCAGGACCCGGTCAGCGTCTTTGCCGCCTTGCGTCGCTGGAAGGATGAGTTCCGCGGCTGA
- a CDS encoding lytic transglycosylase, with product MKYRLLAGVIAGLLSTATFAEGETVGTSRLDYQLHDPAFQINDDTRLTVSMLFGETSPEAIAAYNSLWDRLRAGFAMEDPDSALVTKWENYYAARPEYLNRILDRGQRYLFYVSGEVEKRGMPMELALLPMIESAYNPKAESPARAAGMWQFIPDTGKRYGLERTWWYDGRRDVVAATQAALDYLEELHGMFGDWQLALASYNWGENAVARAIAKNQAAGLPTDFASLRMPDETRNYVPKLLAIRNIVQNPAAFGIALNDIPNRAYFATVSPDRHMDVKVAAELAETPVEELLRLNPGFIRPVIAHKDERLLVLPADKVDVFQKNLASYDKPLLNWQPYVTHPGENLDKLAASFGMSVTELKDVNDITNRERVARGQTILVPKNADVNASEQQTLVALAANRAADPVDTGAQDKPQARRLPAVAMRDDSANGVISYRVARGDTVFNIAKRYGVTVASIKSMNGLRSNHIQLGQTLKLASNGNSNTAGIKRISYTAPVAQKYVVKRGDTLNSIARSHNVDTADIKRWNPQQSFTPGVHLVIYQPNG from the coding sequence ATGAAATACCGACTGCTCGCTGGCGTTATCGCCGGCCTGCTCAGTACAGCGACGTTTGCTGAAGGAGAAACAGTCGGAACCAGCCGGCTTGATTACCAGCTGCACGACCCTGCTTTCCAGATCAATGACGACACCCGTCTGACCGTTTCCATGCTGTTTGGCGAGACTTCTCCGGAAGCGATCGCTGCCTACAACTCGTTGTGGGATCGTCTGCGCGCCGGTTTTGCCATGGAAGACCCGGACAGTGCGCTCGTCACCAAATGGGAAAACTACTACGCCGCCCGCCCGGAATACCTGAACCGGATTCTGGATCGTGGCCAGCGTTATCTGTTCTATGTTTCCGGCGAAGTCGAAAAACGCGGCATGCCGATGGAACTGGCGCTCTTGCCCATGATCGAGAGCGCGTACAACCCCAAAGCTGAATCGCCCGCCCGTGCCGCCGGCATGTGGCAGTTCATCCCCGATACCGGCAAGCGCTATGGTCTGGAACGGACCTGGTGGTACGACGGCCGCCGCGACGTGGTGGCCGCCACCCAGGCCGCGCTGGACTACCTGGAAGAGCTGCATGGCATGTTCGGCGACTGGCAACTGGCGCTGGCCTCTTACAACTGGGGCGAAAACGCGGTCGCCCGCGCCATCGCCAAAAACCAGGCAGCCGGCCTGCCGACCGATTTTGCCAGCCTGCGCATGCCGGACGAAACCCGCAATTACGTGCCCAAGCTGCTGGCCATCCGCAATATCGTGCAGAACCCGGCCGCGTTTGGCATTGCGCTTAACGACATTCCCAACCGCGCCTACTTTGCCACGGTCAGCCCGGACCGCCACATGGATGTCAAAGTGGCTGCCGAACTGGCAGAAACCCCGGTCGAAGAGTTGCTGCGGCTGAACCCCGGGTTTATCCGCCCGGTGATTGCCCACAAGGACGAGCGTCTGCTGGTGCTGCCGGCTGACAAGGTCGATGTGTTCCAGAAAAACCTGGCCAGCTACGACAAGCCGCTGTTGAACTGGCAGCCGTACGTGACGCATCCGGGTGAGAACCTGGACAAACTGGCGGCCTCGTTCGGCATGTCGGTTACTGAACTCAAGGACGTCAACGACATCACCAACCGCGAACGCGTTGCCCGGGGCCAGACCATTCTGGTGCCGAAAAACGCAGACGTGAATGCCTCTGAACAGCAAACGCTGGTTGCCCTGGCGGCCAACCGCGCGGCAGACCCGGTCGATACCGGCGCCCAGGACAAGCCGCAGGCCCGCCGCCTGCCGGCCGTGGCCATGCGTGATGACAGCGCCAATGGCGTGATCTCTTACCGCGTGGCACGTGGCGATACCGTGTTCAATATCGCCAAGCGTTACGGCGTGACCGTGGCCTCGATCAAGTCCATGAACGGCCTGCGCAGCAACCATATCCAGCTGGGGCAAACGCTCAAACTGGCCAGCAACGGCAATAGCAACACCGCCGGAATCAAGCGCATCAGCTATACCGCACCGGTGGCGCAAAAGTATGTGGTCAAGCGCGGCGATACGCTCAATTCCATCGCCCGCAGCCACAATGTCGATACGGCAGACATCAAGCGCTGGAACCCGCAGCAATCGTTCACGCCGGGCGTGCATCTGGTGATTTACCAGCCGAACGGCTAA